One window of the Macaca thibetana thibetana isolate TM-01 chromosome 1, ASM2454274v1, whole genome shotgun sequence genome contains the following:
- the GPBP1L1 gene encoding vasculin-like protein 1: MAQHDFVPAWLNFSTPQSAKSPTATFEKHGEHLPRGEGRFGVSRRRHNSSDGFFNNGLLRTAGDSWHQPSLFRHDSVDSGVSKGAYAGITGNPSGWHSSSRGHDGMSQRSGGGTGNHRHWNGSFHSRKGCAFPEKPPMEIREEKKEDKVEKLQFEEEDFPSLNPEAGKQNQPCRPIGTPSGVWENPPSAKQPSKMLVIKKVSKEDPAAAFSAAFTSPGSHHANGNKLSSMVPSVYKNLVPKPVPPPSKPNAWKANRMEHKSGSLSSSRESAFTSPISVTKPVVLASGAALSSPKESPSSTTPPIEISSSRLTKLTRRTTDRKSEFLKTLKDDRNGDFSENRDCDKLEDLEDNSTPEPKENEEDGCHQNGLALPVVEEGEVLSHSLEAEHRLLKAMGWQEYPENDENCLPLTEDELKEFHMKTEQLRRNGFGKNGFLQSRSSSLFSPWRSTCRAEFEDSDTETSSSETSDDDAWK, translated from the exons TCACCTACTGCCACCTTCGAAAAACACGGAGAGCACCTGCCTAGAGGAGAAGGTAGATTTGGAGTAAGCCGCCGTCGACATAATTCCTCTGATGGTTTTTTTAACAATGGTCTCCTACGAACTGCAGGAG ATTCTTGGCACCAGCCCTCCCTGTTCCGCCATGATTCTGTGGACTCTGGTGTCTCTAAGGGAGCATATGCTGGAATCACAGGGAACCCATCTGGTTGGCATAGCTCCTCCCGAGGTCATGATGGCATGAGCCAGCGTAGCGGAGGTGGCACAGGGAACCATCGCCACTGGAATGGCAGCTTCCACTCCCGAAAAGGGTGTGCTTTTCCGGAAAAGCCACCTATGGAGattagggaagaaaagaaagaagacaaggtGGAAAAGTTGCAGTTTGAAGAGGAGGACTTT CCCTCCTTGAATCCAGAAGCTGGCAAACAGAATCAGCCATGCAGACCTATTGGGACACCTTCTGGAGTATGGG AAAACCCACCTAGTGCCAAGCAACCCTCCAAGATGCTAGTTATCAAAAAAGTTTCCAAAGAGGATCCTGCTGCTGCCTTCTCTGCTGCATTCACCTCACCAGGATCTCACCATGCAAATGGGAACAAACTGTCATCCATGGTTCCAAGTGTCTATAAGAACCTGGTTCCTAAGCCTGTACCACCTCCTTCTAAG CCTAATGCATGGAAAGCTAACAGGATGGAGCACAAGTCAGGATCCCTTTCCTCTAGCCGGGAGTCTGCTTTTACCAGTCCAATCTCTGTTACCAAACCAGTGGTACTAGCTAGTGGTGCAGCTCTGAGTTCTCCCAAAGAG AGTCCCTCCAGCACCACCCCTCCAATTGAGATCAGCTCCTCTCGTCTGACCAAGTTGACCCGCCGAACCACCGACAGGAAGAGTGAGTTCCTGAAAACTCTGAAGGATGACCGGAATGGAGACTTCTCAGAGAACAGAGACTGTGACAAGCTGGAAGAT TTGGAGGACAACAGCACACCTGAACCAAAGGAAAATGAGGAGGACGGCTGTCATCAGAATGGTCTTGCCCTTCCTGTAGTGGAAGAAGGGGAGGTTCTCTCACACTCTCTAGAAGCAGAGCACAG GTTATTGAAAGCAATGGGATGGCAAGAATATCCTGAAAACGATGAGAATTGCCTTCCCCTCACAGAGGATGAGCTCAAAGAGTTCCACATGAAGACAGAGCAG CTGAGAAGAAATGGCTTTGGAAAGAATGGTTTCTTGCAGAGCCGCAGTTCCAGCCTGTTCTCCCCTTGGAGAAGCACTTGCAGAGCAGAGTTTGAGGACTCAGACACCGAAACCAGTAGCAGTGAAACATCAGATGACGATGCCTGGAAGTAG